A single region of the Photobacterium sanguinicancri genome encodes:
- a CDS encoding ABC transporter permease, giving the protein MMLLQQIYQTLFAHKLRAALAVIAVSWGILAVLVLVALGEGFYQVNVKSFAVLMSDTQLAMNGQTTQPWQGLPAGRSITFREETARKLVEHKEIDAVSVLYFKWDASVTDVTGRTIPGYVRGADQYYSELRNVRLQQGSRGINPSDMANHSRVAVIGWQLAKQANLGIGSELKVNGVPFTVVGLTQQAEGGSAFGRREDNQVIIPSKTYLDLWYAKPSQLWVKPNEGVSGALLRKSLQHYFAKIEHFNPADPNAIWLPNFGEDAKFFDALLRGIQTFLGASGVMTLAVGALGVANIMFLSVTERTREIGVRLAVGARQRDILNHFIVEGCLLVALGCLVGVLLAYGAVEGLLAIGLPAWLGIPEITTWSLWLTVGVTIILALLAAWFPARRAARLTPVIALSARG; this is encoded by the coding sequence ATGATGCTACTTCAGCAGATCTATCAAACGCTGTTTGCACACAAGTTACGGGCAGCCTTGGCCGTGATTGCGGTGAGTTGGGGGATTTTGGCTGTGCTTGTCTTAGTGGCTCTTGGTGAAGGATTTTACCAAGTGAATGTTAAATCGTTCGCAGTATTGATGAGTGATACCCAACTTGCGATGAATGGTCAAACAACACAGCCGTGGCAAGGGCTTCCAGCAGGGCGTTCTATTACCTTTCGTGAGGAAACCGCGCGTAAATTGGTTGAACACAAGGAAATAGATGCCGTATCTGTCCTTTATTTTAAATGGGATGCGAGCGTGACAGACGTAACAGGCAGAACGATCCCTGGCTATGTTCGTGGTGCGGATCAGTATTACTCCGAATTACGTAATGTCCGTTTACAGCAAGGTTCTCGGGGCATCAACCCGAGTGATATGGCTAACCATTCACGTGTCGCTGTTATTGGCTGGCAACTGGCGAAACAAGCGAATTTAGGGATCGGGAGCGAGCTAAAAGTGAATGGGGTACCTTTTACTGTGGTTGGATTAACCCAGCAAGCTGAAGGTGGCAGCGCCTTTGGTCGCCGTGAAGATAATCAAGTGATCATCCCGTCTAAAACATATTTAGACTTATGGTATGCCAAGCCCTCGCAGCTTTGGGTTAAGCCGAATGAGGGTGTATCTGGTGCTTTGTTACGTAAAAGCTTGCAACATTACTTCGCTAAAATTGAACACTTTAATCCTGCCGATCCGAATGCCATTTGGCTTCCTAACTTTGGTGAAGATGCTAAGTTTTTCGATGCATTATTACGCGGTATTCAAACCTTTCTGGGGGCGAGCGGTGTAATGACATTGGCTGTTGGCGCATTAGGTGTGGCGAATATCATGTTCTTATCAGTAACAGAGCGGACACGAGAGATTGGTGTGCGCTTGGCGGTTGGTGCAAGACAACGAGATATTTTAAACCACTTTATTGTCGAAGGTTGTTTGCTGGTGGCTTTAGGGTGTTTAGTCGGGGTGCTATTGGCTTATGGTGCAGTAGAAGGTTTGCTTGCAATCGGTTTACCCGCTTGGCTGGGTATACCTGAAATTACAACTTGGTCACTGTGGTTAACGGTAGGTGTCACCATCATTCTTGCTCTACTAGCTGCTTGGTTCCCTGCTCGTCGGGCTGCACGCTTAACGCCTGTTATTGCACTAAGTGCGAGGGGGTAG
- a CDS encoding ABC transporter permease produces the protein MIPFRQIFQEMTAEKLRLGLMILAIAWATICIALMLSIGEGLRQGLTRHAESGNGKLIRVMGGMASMNYGQFNQGKMLKLYAEDIDLVRALPAVKAAESVVTWDKEVINNKQVSWQAPMAVSANYQSMMGFSIADGGRWLNPLDLKEQRKVIVLGESVAVELFYKGEITDWDNLPELDESPVGKAVKIGEESFTIVGILKPSAMRVGEGVPANYAVFIPFTTWQRFNTNAPVSALEVYPAEGTDRTLLANTIRQVISRKYGASLQDTEIVQLEDMLERQKTMKTFLLGLQSFLGIIGLVTLLVAGVGIANVMYASVKRATRDIGVRMAIGATPTDITLHYLVQAFLTMGLGGLIGLVISQSAVQVLSAIPIEGNYLYEELGRPVPELSLAVVMVVVGALALVGLLAAWFPARQAASVTPLEALQGE, from the coding sequence ATGATTCCATTTCGACAGATATTCCAAGAAATGACCGCGGAAAAACTACGTCTTGGCTTGATGATCCTTGCTATCGCGTGGGCAACTATTTGTATTGCCTTAATGCTTTCGATTGGCGAAGGTCTTCGTCAAGGACTAACGCGTCATGCTGAAAGTGGTAACGGTAAATTAATCCGTGTCATGGGTGGTATGGCGAGCATGAATTACGGCCAGTTTAATCAAGGGAAAATGCTTAAACTTTATGCTGAAGACATCGATCTTGTTCGTGCGTTACCAGCCGTAAAAGCAGCTGAATCTGTAGTGACATGGGACAAAGAGGTTATTAATAACAAACAAGTAAGTTGGCAAGCCCCAATGGCGGTTTCTGCGAATTATCAATCCATGATGGGCTTTTCGATTGCAGACGGCGGACGCTGGTTAAATCCTTTGGATTTGAAAGAACAGCGTAAAGTAATTGTATTGGGAGAGAGTGTTGCGGTTGAGCTTTTCTATAAAGGAGAGATCACGGATTGGGATAACTTACCGGAGCTTGATGAGTCACCTGTTGGTAAGGCAGTCAAAATTGGCGAAGAGTCTTTTACCATAGTCGGCATACTTAAACCTTCAGCAATGCGAGTGGGTGAAGGTGTACCTGCCAATTATGCGGTATTTATTCCCTTTACCACTTGGCAACGTTTCAACACCAATGCGCCAGTTTCTGCGTTAGAAGTTTACCCAGCTGAAGGCACTGATCGTACGTTACTTGCCAATACGATTCGTCAAGTGATCAGCCGTAAATACGGGGCGAGTCTGCAAGACACCGAAATTGTTCAGTTAGAAGACATGCTGGAACGCCAGAAAACCATGAAGACATTTTTGCTTGGTCTACAAAGTTTCCTTGGCATTATTGGTTTAGTCACCTTGCTGGTGGCGGGCGTGGGTATTGCCAATGTGATGTATGCATCGGTGAAGCGAGCGACCCGAGATATTGGGGTGCGAATGGCGATTGGTGCGACGCCTACGGATATTACTTTGCATTATTTAGTGCAGGCGTTTCTGACGATGGGGCTTGGTGGCTTGATTGGATTAGTGATTTCACAATCGGCGGTACAAGTTTTATCGGCCATACCGATTGAGGGTAATTACTTGTATGAAGAGCTTGGTCGACCCGTACCTGAGCTGTCATTGGCTGTTGTTATGGTCGTGGTTGGTGCATTAGCACTTGTTGGTTTACTTGCTGCATGGTTTCCTGCAAGACAAGCCGCCAGCGTGACACCATTAGAAGCGCTGCAAGGCGAGTAG
- a CDS encoding ABC transporter ATP-binding protein, with amino-acid sequence MSLVELQAISKIYQSGAEVVKALDEVSLTINKGEFLSILGPSGSGKSTLMNMLGCLDKASSGEYLLEGESIEGLTSNQLAAIRNQKIGFVFQSFNLLEYASALDNVALPLVYGGVSLRERRKRAAVLLEKVGLGNRMDHKPNQLSGGQKQRVAIARALVNEPQIILADEPTGALDTKSGAEIELLFNQLHQEGRTIIVVTHDLELAQRTKRIITIRDGQLVGDEVPMV; translated from the coding sequence ATGTCATTAGTAGAATTACAAGCTATCAGTAAGATTTATCAAAGCGGTGCTGAAGTGGTTAAAGCACTCGATGAAGTCAGTTTAACCATCAATAAAGGTGAGTTCCTTTCTATTTTAGGCCCGTCAGGCTCGGGTAAGTCGACCTTAATGAATATGCTGGGATGCTTAGATAAAGCCAGCAGTGGTGAATACTTGCTAGAAGGCGAATCGATTGAAGGCTTAACCAGTAACCAACTGGCAGCGATCCGAAATCAAAAAATTGGTTTTGTATTTCAAAGCTTTAATTTGTTGGAATACGCCAGTGCGCTCGATAACGTTGCCTTGCCTTTAGTCTATGGTGGTGTGTCTTTGCGTGAAAGGCGTAAACGCGCAGCGGTATTGCTTGAAAAGGTTGGCTTGGGTAATCGTATGGATCATAAGCCCAATCAGTTATCTGGTGGTCAAAAGCAACGTGTTGCCATTGCGCGAGCGTTAGTGAATGAGCCTCAAATTATTTTAGCTGATGAGCCAACTGGCGCACTAGATACTAAATCCGGTGCTGAAATTGAGTTGCTATTTAACCAGCTTCATCAAGAGGGACGAACCATTATTGTCGTCACTCATGATTTGGAATTAGCGCAGCGAACTAAACGGATTATCACTATTCGTGATGGTCAGTTGGTGGGAGATGAAGTCCCAATGGTATAA
- a CDS encoding restriction endonuclease subunit S domain-containing protein: MLENLSIDPEAIKKEPELPIPSLEEQQAIVAELKRLEESGELTPEILSDFMTGKRKPE, from the coding sequence ATGCTTGAGAACCTATCGATTGATCCTGAAGCGATCAAAAAAGAACCTGAGTTGCCGATCCCTTCACTAGAAGAGCAGCAAGCTATCGTTGCAGAACTAAAGCGTTTAGAAGAATCTGGTGAGTTGACACCAGAAATCTTATCTGACTTTATGACAGGTAAACGTAAACCTGAATAA
- the brnQ gene encoding branched-chain amino acid transport system II carrier protein, with product MKTQDLLAIGLMTFALFLGAGNLIFPPSMGLEAGTNLLPAMVGFLITAVGLPAFTLIVLGRITNTNNLTKALPPWLGKTFWVLLFTSIGPAFGMPRAVTVAYEMGIKPFVDGDYLLIFTLIFCGATLLLAFTPGKLVDYIGKFMTPTLILMLIALSVAAITSPLGVPQMPSADYQNSAVTHGLIQGYMTMDGIAAVGFGWVIIQAINAKGVTAPKDVARVSLYVAGIYAVLMGACYLAMGYVGATASTIANGATNGGEILTLYVHGIFGEYGQVLLAAIIIMACLTTTVGLTNASAEYYRSSFKAPFALTSIIVVTLTCVVANFGLAQIIQVSLPAILLLCPIAIALVMASFVGSINEAIKPSHVSVLVVTLVFGAVDALAILELMPTAMHEQLTDTLPLYSAHASWLLPCLLVLVFNSAYSFFEQRKTCTA from the coding sequence TTGAAAACACAAGATTTACTCGCCATAGGCTTAATGACATTTGCCCTTTTCCTTGGTGCAGGTAACCTGATCTTCCCACCCTCAATGGGGCTCGAAGCAGGAACAAATTTACTGCCAGCTATGGTGGGGTTCTTAATCACAGCCGTTGGCCTGCCAGCATTTACCCTAATTGTATTAGGACGTATCACGAATACAAATAACCTCACAAAAGCCCTACCGCCTTGGCTTGGGAAAACCTTTTGGGTACTGCTGTTCACTTCTATCGGCCCCGCTTTTGGTATGCCTAGGGCTGTGACCGTTGCTTATGAGATGGGTATAAAACCTTTTGTCGATGGCGACTACCTGCTTATTTTTACCCTTATCTTTTGTGGCGCCACTCTATTGTTGGCTTTTACACCAGGAAAACTCGTCGATTATATTGGTAAATTCATGACACCAACATTGATCTTAATGTTAATCGCGCTTTCTGTTGCAGCAATTACATCACCATTAGGCGTGCCTCAAATGCCAAGTGCTGATTACCAAAACAGTGCAGTTACACATGGCTTAATTCAAGGCTACATGACTATGGATGGGATTGCTGCTGTTGGCTTTGGCTGGGTGATCATTCAAGCGATTAATGCTAAAGGCGTAACAGCCCCTAAAGATGTGGCTCGAGTGTCTCTTTATGTAGCTGGAATTTATGCGGTTCTAATGGGCGCTTGTTATCTGGCTATGGGTTACGTAGGAGCAACAGCAAGTACTATTGCAAACGGTGCTACCAATGGTGGTGAAATTCTCACACTTTATGTTCATGGTATTTTTGGTGAATATGGCCAAGTTTTACTGGCTGCTATCATCATTATGGCGTGTCTAACCACAACTGTTGGTCTCACGAATGCTAGCGCCGAATATTATCGCTCATCGTTCAAAGCACCTTTTGCACTCACTTCAATCATTGTTGTGACTCTAACCTGTGTCGTCGCAAATTTTGGCTTAGCACAGATTATCCAAGTCAGCTTACCTGCCATTCTTCTATTGTGCCCAATAGCTATTGCACTGGTTATGGCGTCTTTTGTTGGCTCAATCAATGAAGCGATCAAGCCTAGCCATGTAAGCGTTTTAGTGGTGACATTAGTGTTTGGTGCTGTGGATGCTCTTGCTATTTTAGAGCTAATGCCAACGGCAATGCATGAGCAATTAACAGATACACTTCCACTCTATAGCGCACATGCAAGCTGGTTATTACCTTGCTTGTTAGTCCTTGTGTTTAATTCTGCTTATTCGTTCTTTGAGCAGCGTAAAACATGCACTGCTTAA
- the brnQ gene encoding branched-chain amino acid transport system II carrier protein: MKKRDLAAIGFMTFALFLGAGNLIFPPLMAQQAGDYWLIAIAGFLLTAVGLPALTIIVLGQLSSAEKLTSALPTWMNRTFWFLVLTTLGPAFVLPRAVTVAYEMGIKPFTDANLLLPFSILFCFITLLLALKPGKLLDYIGKVMTPTLIAMLTLLVVAALVNPLGTSLPATQDYLEQPIVNGLIQGYMTLDAIAAVAFGWVIINTIKSKGVTSKADLARYSKWIALIYVVLMSLCYLAMGYLGATSSTIAPNAANGGEILTRYAAGEFGYAGQLLLAGITLMACLTTTVGLTNANAEYYRNTYNVPFYRSVIIVTVLTAAVSNVGLEQIITVSLPAILILCPIAIALILSIIFLPKRAINAGLQSRVVIAATIFGSIDAFSVLDMIPAALNVQFNQWLPLYEYHLSWLIPVAILFVGLKITQRTQPTACAETV; the protein is encoded by the coding sequence ATGAAAAAGCGTGATTTAGCAGCTATAGGTTTTATGACCTTCGCGCTGTTCCTCGGAGCAGGCAACCTAATTTTCCCCCCACTAATGGCACAACAAGCAGGTGACTACTGGCTAATTGCGATTGCAGGTTTCTTGCTCACGGCTGTTGGTTTACCTGCACTCACTATTATCGTATTAGGGCAACTTTCTTCAGCTGAAAAACTCACCAGTGCTTTACCCACTTGGATGAACCGTACTTTTTGGTTTTTGGTGCTCACTACTCTTGGGCCTGCATTTGTATTACCGCGTGCTGTAACCGTAGCATACGAAATGGGTATTAAGCCCTTTACAGACGCCAACCTGTTATTACCTTTTTCAATCCTGTTCTGCTTCATCACTCTTTTGCTTGCTTTAAAACCAGGGAAGTTACTGGATTATATTGGCAAGGTCATGACACCAACCTTAATTGCAATGCTTACATTACTTGTTGTGGCAGCATTGGTTAATCCTCTGGGAACCAGCCTTCCGGCGACACAAGATTACCTAGAACAACCGATTGTGAACGGTCTTATTCAAGGCTATATGACGCTTGATGCTATTGCCGCAGTTGCTTTTGGCTGGGTAATCATTAATACCATTAAGAGTAAAGGTGTAACCAGCAAAGCTGATTTGGCAAGGTATAGTAAATGGATTGCGCTTATTTACGTTGTGTTGATGTCTTTATGCTATTTAGCCATGGGATATTTAGGTGCGACGTCTTCGACTATTGCTCCTAACGCTGCCAATGGTGGAGAAATCCTGACACGCTATGCTGCTGGTGAATTCGGCTATGCTGGCCAACTTTTATTAGCAGGCATTACATTAATGGCATGTCTAACGACAACGGTTGGTTTAACCAATGCAAATGCTGAGTATTACCGTAACACTTATAACGTACCTTTTTACCGCAGCGTAATCATTGTGACAGTGTTGACTGCAGCTGTATCAAATGTAGGCCTAGAGCAGATTATTACAGTAAGCTTGCCCGCAATACTTATCCTGTGCCCTATTGCTATTGCATTAATATTAAGCATTATCTTTTTGCCTAAACGCGCTATTAATGCAGGGCTTCAAAGTAGAGTTGTTATTGCTGCAACCATCTTTGGTAGCATTGATGCATTTTCTGTTTTAGATATGATTCCAGCGGCCCTAAACGTTCAGTTTAATCAATGGTTACCGCTTTATGAATACCACTTGAGTTGGTTAATCCCTGTTGCAATTCTCTTCGTTGGATTAAAAATAACTCAACGAACACAACCTACAGCATGTGCTGAAACAGTATAA
- the yjjG gene encoding pyrimidine 5'-nucleotidase, which translates to MNFKWILFDADETLFHFDAYEGLRLMFERFGITFSRDDFAHYQQVNKPLWVDYQDGKITAQELQHTRFELWAKKLDVTTTDLNSAFLSAMADICAPLPGAKELLDFLQGKAQLGIITNGFTELQQVRLERTGFSQHFAALIISEQVGIAKPDRGIFEHAFALMGNPDKRDVLMVGDNPHSDILGGNNVGISTCWLNASGQPVPNGVKPCYQVSSLDELHTMLKPHY; encoded by the coding sequence ATGAACTTCAAATGGATTCTATTTGATGCCGATGAAACATTATTTCACTTCGATGCATACGAAGGACTTAGGTTAATGTTTGAACGGTTTGGCATCACTTTTAGTCGAGATGATTTTGCTCACTACCAACAAGTAAACAAACCGCTGTGGGTTGACTATCAAGATGGGAAAATCACAGCTCAGGAACTCCAGCATACCCGTTTTGAGTTGTGGGCTAAAAAGTTAGACGTTACAACCACAGACCTTAACAGTGCCTTTCTCTCAGCAATGGCCGATATCTGCGCCCCATTACCTGGCGCTAAAGAACTGCTAGATTTCCTTCAGGGTAAAGCTCAGTTAGGTATTATTACTAACGGGTTTACAGAACTTCAACAAGTTCGGTTAGAACGAACTGGATTTTCTCAACATTTTGCAGCGTTGATCATTTCAGAGCAAGTTGGCATTGCCAAGCCTGACCGGGGTATTTTTGAGCATGCTTTTGCCTTGATGGGTAATCCTGATAAAAGAGATGTATTGATGGTTGGCGATAATCCACACTCAGATATTTTAGGTGGCAATAACGTGGGGATTTCGACTTGCTGGTTAAACGCATCAGGACAACCAGTGCCTAATGGTGTGAAGCCGTGCTACCAAGTCAGCTCACTTGACGAACTACATACTATGTTAAAGCCACATTATTAA
- the ribA gene encoding GTP cyclohydrolase II: MVDEIFFYEPQDDHGFLSNFSASPISLSDVVWPTSEHYYQAQKFTDKSIQELILNASTPDEAFQLSRQYQDQVKQDWMEVRTTVMRYVVFEKFRQNPHFTHLLVSTGTCVIKEHSHKDSFWGDGGDGRGQNELGKILMEVRSHFAQQEPFNHVHFVDSAKLPTQWGTFQMYGFTEVSSGKEHLALVYGKLDPEIPPLIRLHSECLTGDALFSARCDCGFQLARAMENIVDAGSGVLLYLRQEGRGIGLINKIRAYHLQDQGADTVEANEQLGFKADMRDYTFCRGMLSFLNIKSVRLMTNNPRKVNALKAAGIEIIERVPLQEGNNPYNEGYLKTKANKLGHMFDKDFVK, encoded by the coding sequence ATGGTAGATGAAATATTCTTTTATGAGCCTCAAGATGATCATGGTTTTTTATCTAATTTTTCCGCAAGTCCAATATCATTAAGCGATGTAGTGTGGCCGACAAGTGAACACTATTATCAAGCTCAAAAATTCACAGATAAAAGTATCCAGGAACTGATACTGAATGCATCAACGCCCGATGAAGCTTTTCAATTAAGCCGCCAATATCAAGACCAAGTAAAGCAAGATTGGATGGAGGTCCGAACAACCGTGATGCGCTATGTTGTATTTGAAAAGTTTCGTCAAAATCCGCATTTTACGCACTTACTTGTCTCGACGGGCACCTGTGTGATTAAAGAGCATTCTCACAAAGATTCATTTTGGGGAGATGGTGGTGATGGTCGAGGCCAGAACGAATTAGGTAAAATATTGATGGAAGTGCGTAGTCATTTTGCACAACAAGAACCTTTTAACCATGTCCATTTTGTTGATAGTGCAAAGTTACCCACTCAGTGGGGGACATTCCAAATGTATGGTTTTACAGAGGTTTCCTCAGGGAAAGAACACTTAGCATTAGTGTATGGCAAACTGGATCCTGAGATACCTCCGCTTATTCGCTTACACTCAGAGTGCCTCACGGGTGATGCTTTATTTAGTGCTCGTTGTGATTGTGGGTTTCAACTTGCCAGAGCTATGGAGAATATTGTTGATGCTGGGAGTGGTGTATTACTCTATTTGCGCCAAGAAGGACGGGGAATAGGCTTGATAAATAAAATTCGAGCATACCACTTGCAAGATCAAGGTGCTGATACAGTTGAAGCCAATGAACAATTAGGGTTTAAAGCTGACATGCGAGACTATACTTTTTGTCGGGGGATGTTGAGTTTTTTAAATATAAAATCGGTTAGATTAATGACAAACAACCCTCGAAAAGTAAACGCGCTTAAAGCGGCGGGCATTGAAATTATTGAGCGTGTTCCATTACAAGAAGGGAACAATCCTTATAATGAAGGTTACTTAAAAACGAAGGCGAATAAACTAGGTCACATGTTTGACAAAGATTTTGTGAAATAG